CTAAACCCACTATAAGAACAAAAGGGCCCATCGGTTCTTTTGAAATTATAGAACCAACCACAAAACCTGCAAAAGATAGCTTGGCAATATCATAGAGAAATTTAGAAAGATTCTGGTGTTGCCTGATAGTTATTTTCATCCCCAAAACCTCATTCCATCCTTTTAAGATAGCACTTTACTCCATATCTGTCAAGTATTTTATTTCATTCCTTTCTGGCCTTTCTGCTAAAATCAACCTTCACTACATTATCTTTATATTCCACTTTTGGTTTTTCCATCTTCCGCTCTTCTTTAACCGATTGAGTCTTTAAAATATCTCCTCCCTTCTCCTCTTCAGCGCCTTGATATCCCACGATAAACTGGACTTTCAATTCCGGCGAGTAGACCGCTACTATGTCATCTTCCGGTATGAAACACCTCTGAAGCGAGTTGCCAAACACCAAGGCCGCTTCAATCCCTGCCTCTCCCCAGACAAATTTCATTTGGGAGTTAAAAACAAGGACCAGGCCGTTTTCTTTTTCCTCAGGCAAAAAGCCCCTCTTCCCTAAATTGACATTATCCGAATATCTGACTACGATGAATACCCGGCCGACGAGCTCCAAAATTTCGTAGAATATATTCGCTTTCAACTCATTCAATACTGGCGGGATGTTATTTGTTGGCATAACGAAAAAATCACTTACGCTCAATAGCCAGCGTGCTTTTTACGCTGGCTATTGAGCGTAAGTGGATTGATTTGTTAGATATTTTATTTTAATTTCTTTGTCCTTTCTTAACATAAAGGCAAAAGTGGTTTTTCTGGAGATTTAGGATTAGGTATAAGTTTTTTGTCTATAGCCGATATGTGCCAGTCCATTTCTTCGAGAGGCACAGCGCCAAGAAGCGGTTCAGATCCGTAGGGAAGCTCAATGACACGAACTTGACAGATTCTCCCCTGAACCTCTACCTCTGCTATACCAAAAACACGATACTCGTGTTGTCCACCATCCGCAGTATATACTTGTACGACTCCCAGAGGTTCTAATTTTAGTTTATCAATAATTTCAGTAGGAAGAGCAAGTTCAGCAGCTCCTGAATCAACAAGAGCTTGACATTTTACCTCTTCACCTTGCTTATCAATAGGCAGATATTTATTTTGCCAATTTCTTACTTTGATAAGAACATTAAATACTCCCATTTGTCCTCCTTTCAATTTTTTATTTTTCATCCAATGACGCGCAACTCCTCAAGCAGTTCCCACAAAAAAAAGGCCCATATGAACCACATGGCATCCAAGATTCCCTTGCGAATCTTCAGCGGTGACACCGTTAGGGTTTGTGGTTCCGTGTACAAGCGGAAGTTTGGGAGCCACCGTGGAGTGCGTGCACAATATTCCTGAAATTCTGGTGCGAAGTGGGAGGCCAAAAAGCGCTCTTCTCTTTTCACTACAAAGGGGTAGTACAGCCCAAACAGAACAGCCAGTAGGACGGTAAGTAGGGGGTTCTCCCCGGCCAAACCAAAGCCTATGGTGCCAAGAAAACTGAAGATATACAAAGGATTGCGCACAACCGAGTAGGGACCCTCAGTGATGAGAACGTCGTTCTTCTTCCCAGCGATGAACACAAGACACCAAACGCGGCCGAACGCAGCAATAGCAAGGAGAATAAGGCCGAGCAATTCCCCGATATCCATTACCCATGGCGGGAGAACGTGCGACGGGCGGCTAAGCACCACATAAAGCAATAGAACCGCACCAAGTAGGCGGCTCCAGTATATTCTGTGCTTTGTCGAAAATGGCTCCTGCATCATCATTACTCCTATGGCGCCCAACGGTACCGAGCTGAGCCGCCACCCGAAGGGCGGTCGGCTCCAGCGAGATGTTAGGCGGCGCGTTGGTACTTCTTCTGTTCCCGCCCCTGTAGCCATCGTTCGAACGAGGTGGGACTTTCTGTAGACCGCTTACCAAGCAACAATCCCTCAATACCGAGATCCTCATCGAGATCAGGCCAATGGATCCCATAGCCTGCACCGCTGATCTGAAAATTGGCGCGTTCGGCTGGTGTGCCGTATGCCAGACGTGGATACCACCCGATGGGAACAGAGACAGTGCGACCGTCTTCGAGATCAACCGACAAGGTATCGTCTGTAACCATCACATTCACGACTCTATATAGGGTGGGCGTAACGACCGCAGAAGGCGTCCCATTCATTTCTCAAGACCTCCAGATTCTCGCGCAGAATGCGCTCAATGTCGCGTAACTCTTTGCGACTATAGCCATGATTCTCCTCCAACGCCACATTGGGATCAATCCAGAATTTAGCGCTCCGATTCTCTCGGTCTACGTGCATATGTCGTGGCTCACCACAATCGTAGGAGTAAAAGTAGATGCGATAGGGGCCAGTCCGCAAAGCAGTTGGCATAGTTGCGATAGACCTCGCCCAGGACACAAGGGAGGTTAATCATAGTACTCCTGCCCTAAATGGGTGATTAATTCCTCTCCCCGCATCCAGCGAAGGGTATTCTTTAGTTTAATCAATTGGATAAAGAGGTCGTGTTCCGGATAAAGCTCTGGCGGCACCTGGGGGGACTTGAAGTAAAAACTGAGCCACTCCTGGATGCCGTGCATATTGGCTCTGGCGGCCAGATCAAGAAACAGGGCTATATCCAGGACAATAGGCGCCGCTAAGATGGAATCCCGACAGAGAAAATCCACCTTTATCTGCATAGGATATCCCAGCCATCCGAAGATGTCCAGATTATCCCAGCCTTCCTTATTATCTCCCCGGGGAGGGTAGTAATTGATTCTGACCTTGTGGTAAAAGTCCTTGTAGAGATCGGGATATAGATTGGGTTGGAGGATATACTCCAGCACCGAGAGCTTAGATTCCTCTTTGGTCTTGAAAGACTCCGGATCATCGAGGACCTCGCCGTCTCTGTTACCCAGGATGTTGGTAGAGAACCAGCCGGACAACCCCAACATCCTGGCCTTAAGACCCGGGGCGAGGATAGTTTTCATTAAGGTCTGGCCGGTCTTAAAATCCTTGCCGGCGATAGGGGTATTAGTTTGTTTGGCCAACTCAACCAGGGCTGGGATGTCGGCTGAAAGGTTGGGAGCGCCATTGGCATAAGGGATGCCTTCTGAGATGGCGGCGTAGGCATAGATCATACTTGGGGCAATGGCCGCATGGCCTTCTTTAAGCCCGGCCTCAAAGCTTTCGAGGCTTTGGTGAACCGGCTGCGGTTTAAGGTAAACCTCGGTGCTGCCGCACCAGATCATAACCATTCGCTGACACTGGTTTTTCTCCTTGAAGCGGCGGATATCCTCCCTGAGCTGTTCAGCCAGGTCCATCTTGGTCTTACCCGCTTTGATAAATTCCCCCTTCAATCTTTTAACATAAGCCTGATCAAAAACGGCCTGCATAGGACCGATTATCTCTAATTCATCCTTGAGGGAATCCAAAAGCGGCTTTTTCAGAACGCCGGCCTTGAGGGCGGCTTCATAGGCATTGTCCTCAAAAATGTCCCACCCCCCAAAGACAAGATCGTCCAACTCAGCCAGGGAGATAAAGTCCTTGATGGCCGGGATGCGATGTTCCGTCCGCTTCCCCAGCCGGATGGTGCCCATCTGGGTCAAAGACCCAATAGGTTTCGCCAATCCCTTCCTGACCGCTATCACGCCGGCAATAAAAGTCGTGGCTACGGCGCCTAAGCCGGGCAATAAAATCCCTAACCGTCCTTCCGGTTCCTTAATATTTACCGCCATAATTCACCTCCTCAGCTCTTCCGCCTTTTTCATTATGGCTGACAGAGCC
This genomic interval from bacterium contains the following:
- a CDS encoding DUF2442 domain-containing protein, with product MNGTPSAVVTPTLYRVVNVMVTDDTLSVDLEDGRTVSVPIGWYPRLAYGTPAERANFQISGAGYGIHWPDLDEDLGIEGLLLGKRSTESPTSFERWLQGREQKKYQRAA
- a CDS encoding clan AA aspartic protease, coding for MKNKKLKGGQMGVFNVLIKVRNWQNKYLPIDKQGEEVKCQALVDSGAAELALPTEIIDKLKLEPLGVVQVYTADGGQHEYRVFGIAEVEVQGRICQVRVIELPYGSEPLLGAVPLEEMDWHISAIDKKLIPNPKSPEKPLLPLC
- a CDS encoding DUF6722 family protein, giving the protein MKITIRQHQNLSKFLYDIAKLSFAGFVVGSIISKEPMGPFVLIVGLGITICLAIIALSLDKEDEG
- a CDS encoding inositol-3-phosphate synthase, which codes for MAVNIKEPEGRLGILLPGLGAVATTFIAGVIAVRKGLAKPIGSLTQMGTIRLGKRTEHRIPAIKDFISLAELDDLVFGGWDIFEDNAYEAALKAGVLKKPLLDSLKDELEIIGPMQAVFDQAYVKRLKGEFIKAGKTKMDLAEQLREDIRRFKEKNQCQRMVMIWCGSTEVYLKPQPVHQSLESFEAGLKEGHAAIAPSMIYAYAAISEGIPYANGAPNLSADIPALVELAKQTNTPIAGKDFKTGQTLMKTILAPGLKARMLGLSGWFSTNILGNRDGEVLDDPESFKTKEESKLSVLEYILQPNLYPDLYKDFYHKVRINYYPPRGDNKEGWDNLDIFGWLGYPMQIKVDFLCRDSILAAPIVLDIALFLDLAARANMHGIQEWLSFYFKSPQVPPELYPEHDLFIQLIKLKNTLRWMRGEELITHLGQEYYD
- a CDS encoding DUF4160 domain-containing protein — protein: MPTALRTGPYRIYFYSYDCGEPRHMHVDRENRSAKFWIDPNVALEENHGYSRKELRDIERILRENLEVLRNEWDAFCGRYAHPI
- a CDS encoding isoprenylcysteine carboxylmethyltransferase family protein yields the protein MMMQEPFSTKHRIYWSRLLGAVLLLYVVLSRPSHVLPPWVMDIGELLGLILLAIAAFGRVWCLVFIAGKKNDVLITEGPYSVVRNPLYIFSFLGTIGFGLAGENPLLTVLLAVLFGLYYPFVVKREERFLASHFAPEFQEYCARTPRWLPNFRLYTEPQTLTVSPLKIRKGILDAMWFIWAFFLWELLEELRVIG